The genomic DNA GTGCTTCCTATAGTGGAAGAAGCAGTAAGGATAAAGCCAAAGTGTATATGGTTACAGCTAGGAATTACAAATGAAAATGCCAAAAACATCGCAAAAGCAAATGACATCTTTTTCATTCAGAACAGG from Brevinematia bacterium includes the following:
- a CDS encoding CoA-binding protein, with translation VLPIVEEAVRIKPKCIWLQLGITNENAKNIAKANDIFFIQNRCIKIEHQNLKRFKPKQSEKF